AAAACGACGCATAATTTTCTGCTACCATATCTTTAATAAAATTATCGGGCGTGGTCCAGATTAAGACTATTAAAAATGCTAAAACTGCTGAGATCAGAAAGGCAATTATTTCATATAAGCCGAGTAATAGCAGTCGCGCCACAGTTTTCTTATTATAAGTACTAAGTAGAGTTATCTGGGTTGTGGGTAGGGTAGATTTTTGATTAAGCTTTTTGCGACATACTGCCATAAAGCCGACTCGTATGAGTGGACTTAAAAGCCGTTCCCCCACAATTAAAAGAGGCAGAATTAAAACTAAACTACATAAAGAGCCAATTAAAAAAATAAATGGGTTTTGCCCAAATAGCCAAAGTCCTTGTTTAAACCATGCGTAACCTGCTTTGGCAGGGAGTTTATTGATATGCATATATGGGCGTAAAAATTCTAAAAATTAAAGTGACTACAAAGCTGTCCCCATTATATGAGTACGCAGTATTTTCTCAAAGTGTGCAGGGTCATGAGGCTCAAGCATTTGCGCTTGACGTGGTAAATAAACATCATAAAGGCGCGATAGCCAAAAACGTAAGGCGCTAGCGCGTAGCATTGCGCGCCAACAGAATGTTTCGCCTGTAGTAAAAGGGCGTACCGTTTGATAACTGCGCAAAAACGCCTGTACCCGCACCGGATCAAGCTCGCCGCTTGGAGAATTAATACACCAATCATTGACACAAACTGCGACGTCGAAAAGCCATTTATCCACACCTGCAAAATAAAAATCAAAAAAACCGCTTAAACATTCAGCTTGATGAGTCGTGTTGGCTGGCGCAAAAAGCACATTATCGCGAAATAGATCGCAATGGCAGGGCCCCTCAGGCAAGGCAAGATAATCAGGACTCTTCTGCAAGGTGTGTTGAAACGCCAGTTCAGAGTGTAATAACTCACGCTGTGGCGTGGTCAAAAAAGGATCCACTGCACTGGCGGCTTGTTGTTGCCAATTTAGGCCGCGTAGATTGGGTTGCGCTAATGAAAAAGTGCGCCCCGCTAGGTGCATTTGCGCTAGCATTTGCCCGACTTGGGCGCAATGCTGTGCACCCGGTGTGAGCTGAGCTACGCCCTTCAGTTTGGTAACGATCGTAGCCGGTTTGCCGCACAGTTCGCCAAATAAAGTACCGTCATTACGCATCACGGGATCTGGCACGGGCACTTGATGCATTGCCAAATGCTGCATCAGATTGAGATAAAACGGCAGTTCGCTGGCAGCCAGTTTTTCGAAAATCGTTAGTACATAACTGCCGCGGCTGGTTGTGAGAAAAAAATTACTATTTTCAATCCCCGCCGTAATGCCACGCAAACTGAGCACCTGTCCAAGAGAATAGTGTTGTAGCCAAGATGTAAGTTGAGCGTCGGTAACAGGGGTGAAAACAGCCATGCGGATTTATAAAATAACAGCTTGATTGAAAGGAAAAGGCGATTTTAGCAAACCTACTGAATCCACTGGATGCAAAACCGCGTGCTTGTACGGCAAGAATGCTACACTCCTTTAGCTTGTTGTGCGCAGCTCGATCTCTACCATAGGCAGGCTTAAAGTAAAGCGGCAGGTTACCAGGCCAGGACGGTTCAAGGTGTGTGCATTTATTTAAAAATGTATTCAAAAAATATGACAGCTACAGAGCAAATTAAAGATCCAATCCTGGCCGTTAAACGGGTAGCCGAACTCTATGAGATAAGCACGACCGCTTTGCGCGATGCCTTTACGCGTTACCAACGCGGTGAGCAGTTTACGCGCCGAGTTCGCGCTTATTATCCTTATGTACGAGTGCGCACTGAAAATAGCACGCGACTTGATTCACGCCTCTCGTATGGATTTGTGTCAGGTCCTGGAGTCTTTGAAACGACGCTGACGCGCCCAGATTTATTCGACTATTATTACCAGCGGCAATTTAGTTTATTGGCTAACAATCATTCGGTGCAGCTTGAAGTGGGGCTATCCGAGCAACCGATCCCGATTCATTTTGCGTTTGCCGAAGGTATTCATTTAGAAAGTGCGCTAGCTTACGAACAGCTTAGCCAAATGCGCGATATTTTCGACATGCCTGATTTAGCGGCGTTTGATGATTGCATTGTAAATGGCTCTTATCAACCATTACCTGGCGGACCCCACCCACTGGCTCTTTTTACTGCGCCGCGAGTTGATTTTTCTTTGCATCGACTCAAGCATTATACGGCGACCTCGCCGACGCATTTTCAGAATTATGTACTCTATACGAATTATCAATTTTACATTGATGAATTTGTTCAGCTTGGCCGTACCTTAATGGCGCCGGCCAGTGATCCGGTTGAGAGTGCATATCGCAGCCAGTACGTGGCCTTCATTGAACCGGGTGATGTCGTTACGCATAATGCCAACCTTGCTGGGCCGGGGAGTAAGACGAGCGTAGCTGGAGTGGCGCCGACGCGTTTGCCGCAGATGCCTGCCTATCATCTAAAGCGAGCGGATGGCTCGGGCATTACGATGGTGAATATTGGCGTGGGACCTTCTAATGCCAAAACCATCACTGATCACATCGCGGTGTTGCGTCCCCACGCGTGGATTATGCTAGGCCATTGCGCGGGCCTACGTAATTCGCAGCGCTTAGGGGATTATGTGTTGGCGCATGGTTATGTGCGCGAAGACCATGTGCTGGATGCGGATTTGCCGCTTTGGGTGCCAATTCCGGCCTTGGCTGAAGTCCAGGTCGCGCTTGAGCGGGCGGTGGCTGATGTTACGCAGCTCGAAGGCTTAGCCTTAAAACGCGTCATGCGCACGGGCACCGTAGCCAGTGTCGATGACCGTAATTGGGAGCTGCGTAGTCACCAGGAGCCGATACGCCGCCTTTCGCAAAGCCGCGCAATTGCGCTGGATATGGAGAGTGCGACGATCTCGGCCAATGGTTTTCGGTTTCGTGTGCCGTATGGCACCCTTTTATGCGTTTCTGACAAACCGCTCCACGGAGAATTAAAATTGCCTGGTATGGCAAATACATTCTATCGTACGCAGATTAGCCAGCATTTAAAAATTGGCGTGCGAGCGATGGAATTACTGCGCGAAAACGGCCTAGATAACTTGCATAGCCGTAAACTGCGCAGTTTCGCCGAAGTAGCGTTTCAATAAACTAGTCTTAAATTGAAAACATGCGATCGCCATCGGATTGTTTAGTTTCTTGCGTGACCTCAGCCGATTCTTCAACCACTTCAGGGGGAATGGTGTGTTCTTCGTAAAAGGCTAAGATGGCATCGAGCACTTGATCTGGATCATCGATAACTTGTATCAAATCCAGATCCGTTTGGCTAATCAACCCCATAGGCAGCATTGCGGTGCGGAACCAATCAAGCAAACCTTGCCAAAATTTAGAGCCGACTAAAATCACCGGCACGTGCCGCGCCTTACGGGTTTGAACTAAAGTGAGGACTTCCGCCATTTCGTCTAAAGTGCCAAACCCCCCTGG
The Mycoavidus cysteinexigens genome window above contains:
- a CDS encoding homoserine kinase; translation: MAVFTPVTDAQLTSWLQHYSLGQVLSLRGITAGIENSNFFLTTSRGSYVLTIFEKLAASELPFYLNLMQHLAMHQVPVPDPVMRNDGTLFGELCGKPATIVTKLKGVAQLTPGAQHCAQVGQMLAQMHLAGRTFSLAQPNLRGLNWQQQAASAVDPFLTTPQRELLHSELAFQHTLQKSPDYLALPEGPCHCDLFRDNVLFAPANTTHQAECLSGFFDFYFAGVDKWLFDVAVCVNDWCINSPSGELDPVRVQAFLRSYQTVRPFTTGETFCWRAMLRASALRFWLSRLYDVYLPRQAQMLEPHDPAHFEKILRTHIMGTAL
- a CDS encoding AMP nucleosidase, translating into MYSKNMTATEQIKDPILAVKRVAELYEISTTALRDAFTRYQRGEQFTRRVRAYYPYVRVRTENSTRLDSRLSYGFVSGPGVFETTLTRPDLFDYYYQRQFSLLANNHSVQLEVGLSEQPIPIHFAFAEGIHLESALAYEQLSQMRDIFDMPDLAAFDDCIVNGSYQPLPGGPHPLALFTAPRVDFSLHRLKHYTATSPTHFQNYVLYTNYQFYIDEFVQLGRTLMAPASDPVESAYRSQYVAFIEPGDVVTHNANLAGPGSKTSVAGVAPTRLPQMPAYHLKRADGSGITMVNIGVGPSNAKTITDHIAVLRPHAWIMLGHCAGLRNSQRLGDYVLAHGYVREDHVLDADLPLWVPIPALAEVQVALERAVADVTQLEGLALKRVMRTGTVASVDDRNWELRSHQEPIRRLSQSRAIALDMESATISANGFRFRVPYGTLLCVSDKPLHGELKLPGMANTFYRTQISQHLKIGVRAMELLRENGLDNLHSRKLRSFAEVAFQ
- a CDS encoding BPSS1780 family membrane protein, with the translated sequence MHINKLPAKAGYAWFKQGLWLFGQNPFIFLIGSLCSLVLILPLLIVGERLLSPLIRVGFMAVCRKKLNQKSTLPTTQITLLSTYNKKTVARLLLLGLYEIIAFLISAVLAFLIVLIWTTPDNFIKDMVAENYASFYVLCVLVIRLIIYRIFCILTRFAPALIAWHRIPVHKALGLSVIACWRNFSAIMLNSLLWLLCLSITYTLAFGILFMLNANPPVYAVLALTIPINSIPILLCMNYASYVDCFSHDIESLRRDLAAEKA